The Panthera uncia isolate 11264 chromosome C2, Puncia_PCG_1.0, whole genome shotgun sequence genome contains a region encoding:
- the CCDC39 gene encoding coiled-coil domain-containing protein 39: protein MSNEFLAELHWDDGFAIPVANEENRILEDQLSKLQEEKSSLQDQLRDYEDRINAMTSHFKNVKQEFSFTQSLCKAREHEIESEEHFKIIAERELGRVKDEIQRLQNEMASIQEKKSDKETNIFKTTQKLDSLKCQMNWDQQALEAWLEESAHKDSDALILQKYAQQDDNKIRALTLQLERLTLECHQKRKVLDNELTETLSAQLELDKAAQDFRKIHNERQELIKQWENTIEQMQKRDRDIDNCALALARIKQEIREKENLVKEKIKFLESEIGNNTEYEKRISVADRKVLKCRMEYQRHETNRNQLKDELDSLKATVNRSSSDLEALRKNISKVKKDIHEETARLHKIKNHNQIVKKKLKQITEKTMSVEEKATNLEDMLREEEKSIKEVQVQLNIMKDVLFKKVQELQTETMKEKAVLSEIEGTRSSLKHLNHQLHKLDFETLKQQEIMYSQDFYIQQVERRMSRLKGEINSEEKQALEAKIVELKKTLEEKKSTFGLLETQIKKLHNDLYFIKKSHSKNCGEKQSLMTKINELNLFNDRSEKEFNKAKALKQDLMIEDNLLKLEVKRTREMLHNKAEEVLSLEKRKQQLHRAMEERIEEIKVHKTMLASQIRYVDQERQNISAEFHERLSKIDKLKNRYEILTVVMLPPEGEEEKTQAYYVIKAAQEKEELQREGDSLDAKINKAEKEIYALENTLQVLRSCNNNYKQSFKKVTPSSDEYELKIQLEEQKRAIDEKYRYKQRQIRELQEDIQSMENTLEVIEHLTNNVKEKLSEKQAFSSQLHKETGEQKPKLERVTKQCAKLTREIRLLKDTKDETLEEQDIKLREVKHFHKIIDEMLVKVTEENAEIHIILQTYFQQNGLELPTAGSKGSRQTSRSPSQTSLLSARSSRSTSTSASQTSVKVLELNFPDSSPGIGNTSNRPSATNISSNGKNKKGSK from the exons TTGTCAAAGCTGCAGGAGGAAAAGTCAAGCTTGCAAGATCAGCTACGTGACTATGAAGATCGAATTAATGCTATGACTTCTCACTTCAAAAATGTTAAGCAAGAGTTTTCGTTTACGCAG TCTCTTTGTAAAGCAAGAGAGCATGAGATTGAAAGTGAAGAGCATTTTAAGATCATTGCTGAGAGAGAACTGGGACGAGTGAAGGATGAAATCCAACGACTACAAAATGAAATGGCTtcaatacaggaaaagaaaagtgataaGGAA ACTAACATATTTAAAACTACTCAAAAATTGGATAGTTTGAAATGTCAGATGAACTGGGACCAGCAAGCCTTGGAAGCCTGGTTAGAAGAATCAGCTCATAAAGATAGTGATGCCCTCATTCTTCAGAAGTACGCACAACAAGATGATAATAAAATTAGG GCACTGACGTTGCAATTAGAAAGACTGACTTTGGAATGTCATCAGAAAAGAAAGGTACTTGACAACGAACTTACAGAGACTCTAAGTGCACAG TTAGAATTGGATAAAGCAGCACAAGATTTTCGTAAAATTCATAATGAAAGACAAGAACTCATTAAACAGTGGGAGAACACAATAGAACAGATGCAGAAGAGAGATCGAGACATTGATAACTGTGCCTTG GCATTAGCAAGGATAAAgcaggaaataagagaaaaagaaaatttggttaAAGAAAAGATCAAGTTTTTGGAAAGTGAGATTGGAAATAACACAGAGTATGAGAAAAGAATTTCTGTTGCTGATcggaaagttttaaaatgtagaatgGAGTATCAGCGTCATGAAACTAATAGAAATCAGCTGAAGGATGAG CTGGATTCTTTAAAAGCCACTGTGAATAGAAGTTCTAGTGATTTAGAAGCTCTGcggaaaaatatttccaaagtaaAGAAGGACATTCATGAAGAAACAGCAAg gttacacaaaattaaaaatcataatcagattgtaaagaaaaaattaaagcagataaCTGAGAAAACTATGTCTGTAGAAGAGAAAGCTACCAATTTGGAAGATATGctaagggaggaggaaaaaagtataaag GAAGTGCAAGTTCAATTGAACATAATGAAAGATGTGCTATTTAAGAAAGTTCAGGAATTACAGACTgagacaatgaaagaaaaagctgTCTTATCAGAAATTGAAGGAACTCGTTCCTCTCTAAAGCACCTCAACCATCAGTTACATAAACTGGATTTTGAAACCTTGAAGCAGCAAGAAATTATGTACAGTCAG gaTTTTTACATTCAACAAGTGGAACGCCGAATGTCAcgattaaaaggagaaattaattctgaagaaaaacaaGCTCTTGAAGCAAAAATTGTTGAACTTAAAAAGACATTGGAAGAGAAAAAATCTACATTTGGCCTTTTGGAAACACAGATCAAGAAGCTTCAT AACGATCTTTATTTTATCAAGAAGTCACATAGTAAAAATTGTGGTGAAAAACAGTCCCTCatgaccaaaataaatgaactaaaccTTTTCAATGACAGATCAGAGAAAGAATTTAATAAAGCCAAAGCTTTGAAACAG GATTTGATGATAGAAGACAACCTTTTAAAACTTGAAGTTAAGCGTACTCGAGAAATGCTTCACAATAAGGCAGAAGAAGTACTTtctctggaaaaaagaaaacaacaattaCACAGAGCTATGGAAGAAAGAATCGAAGAAATTAAGGTTCATAAAACAATGCTTGCATCACAAATAAGATATGTTGATCAAGAACGGCAAAACATAAG tgCTGAGTTTCATGAGAGGCTAAGTAAAATTGATAAGCTGAAGAACAGATATGAAATCCTTACTGTTGTTATGCTGCCTcctgaaggagaagaggagaaaacacaggccTATTATGTAATAAAG GCTgctcaagaaaaagaagaacttcAAAGGGAAGGTGACAGTTTGGATGCTAAGATCAACaaagctgaaaaagaaatctatgcTCTAGAAAACACCTTACAAGTGCTGAGAAGTTGCAACAACAACTAtaaacagtcttttaaaaaagtgactcCATCTA GTGATGAGTATGAACTAAAAATCCAACTAGAAGAACAAAAAAGAGCTATTGATGAAAAATACAGATACAAACAAAGACAAATCAGGGAACTACAGGAAGATATCCAG AGCATGGAAAATACTTTAGAAGTTATAGAGCACTTAACAAATaatgtcaaagaaaaattatCAGAGAAGCAGGCTTTTTCATCTCAGCTACATAAAGAAACTGGGGAGCAGAAGCCAAAATTAGAGAGAGTAACTAAACAG TGTGCAAAACTCACCAGGGAAATCCGACTTTTGAAAGACACAAAAGATGAAACACTAGAAGAACAAGACATCAAACTTCGTGAAGTGAAACACTTCCACAAGATCATTGATGAAATGCTAGTCAAGGTCACTGAAGAAAATGCTGAAATCCATATTATCCTTCAAACATACTTTCAGCAG AATGGTTTAGAACTACCTACAGCTGGTAGTAAAGGTAGTCGCCAGACTTCTAGATCACCTTCACAGACTTCACTGTTGTCAGCAAG atCATCCAGAAGTACAAGTACTTCTGCTTCTCAGACTTCAGTTAAAGTATTAGAGCTGAACTTCCCAGACTCTTCTCCAGGAATTGGTAACACAAGTAATAGGCCAAGTGCTACCAACATTTCTAgtaatggtaaaaacaaaaaaggcagcaAATAA